A section of the Clostridium felsineum DSM 794 genome encodes:
- a CDS encoding glycosyltransferase, producing the protein MKKILFTPGIAAIEALGTITRLVALADEIRKRREDVSILFRAAGREADYAEACGYKVIRGYKPHMEEIWEKGNSNFIKESAPKLKFSINSLCDVIRLKGLISKDYVQNTFKEEMELVETFKPDIILGEFEMIMPIVAKKMNVPYFSTGSTIGKKDFCYLGFSNKTTEGYAENYNELLEVLNLKTIENVCELLVDYNCDKTFIPSIPELEDLKYNNKNVFLGSITPKNFTKINFNFEKKRPLIYVYLSVGEVASEVCQKVILDTFLNSEFDVIATAGGNPRFKDSVNYSAENVHFLNMVPSDEVLKMADVAIHHGGQNTTVQCIENRVPAIIFPGKHFERSFNAEKAAEIGCALNTDIENFNKEFLLKTCREIIKDNTFKEKLKIYSDEIKSFGGAAKAAEIILNY; encoded by the coding sequence GTGAAAAAAATATTATTTACTCCAGGAATTGCTGCTATTGAAGCCTTAGGTACTATAACTAGATTGGTTGCCTTGGCAGATGAAATAAGAAAGAGAAGAGAGGACGTAAGTATACTATTTAGGGCTGCAGGGAGAGAAGCAGACTATGCCGAAGCTTGTGGATACAAAGTTATACGAGGATATAAACCCCATATGGAGGAAATATGGGAAAAGGGAAATAGCAATTTTATTAAAGAAAGTGCACCTAAACTTAAGTTTTCTATTAATAGCTTATGTGATGTAATAAGACTTAAGGGACTTATTTCAAAAGATTATGTGCAAAATACCTTTAAAGAAGAAATGGAATTAGTAGAAACTTTTAAACCAGATATTATTTTGGGAGAGTTTGAAATGATCATGCCTATAGTAGCAAAGAAAATGAATGTACCGTATTTCAGTACAGGAAGTACAATAGGAAAAAAGGATTTTTGCTATTTGGGATTTTCGAATAAAACTACAGAGGGATATGCTGAAAATTATAATGAACTTTTAGAAGTTTTAAATTTAAAAACTATTGAAAATGTGTGTGAACTTTTAGTAGATTATAATTGTGATAAAACATTTATTCCAAGTATACCTGAACTTGAGGATTTGAAATATAATAATAAAAATGTATTTTTAGGATCGATTACACCTAAAAACTTCACAAAGATCAATTTTAACTTCGAAAAAAAGCGACCATTGATATATGTTTATTTAAGTGTAGGAGAGGTAGCTTCTGAAGTATGTCAAAAGGTGATTTTAGATACATTTTTAAATTCAGAATTTGATGTTATAGCTACAGCAGGCGGCAATCCAAGGTTTAAAGATAGTGTGAATTATAGTGCTGAAAATGTACACTTTTTAAATATGGTTCCATCAGACGAGGTTCTAAAAATGGCAGATGTTGCTATTCATCATGGTGGTCAGAATACAACAGTGCAGTGTATTGAAAATAGAGTACCTGCAATTATTTTTCCTGGAAAACATTTTGAACGCTCTTTTAATGCTGAGAAGGCCGCTGAAATAGGATGTGCATTAAATACCGATATAGAAAATTTTAATAAAGAATTTCTTTTAAAAACATGCAGAGAAATTATTAAGGATAATACATTTAAGGAAAAGCTTAAAATATACTCAGATGAAATAAAAAGTTTTGGTGGTGCGGCTAAAGCGGCAGAAATTATATTAAATTATTAA
- a CDS encoding AAA family ATPase: MDELEILINALSVSPENSVLRKHVAELQFKKGLFEEALLNFNIVLAEEFNFETLECKLNCLVSLERFDEAKTIVDEEMDPEENWANGHVILSKCFFHNKEYKNALKSYEKAVELLPELKDDEFYKKIKEFDPREKLRELQGNTVEEEHEIYNDFSIDKPKRNMFTFQDVGGMEKAKESININIIFPLKNPEFFKAYGKKAGGGILLYGPPGCGKTFMAQATAGECNANFTNISITDILDMYIGESEKNLHSIFENARRYKPAVIFIDEIDAIGGKRQSMSSSASRSLTNQLLVEMDSTQSDNENLLVIGATNTPWQVDSALRRPGRFDRILFIQPPDFKARVEILKLHLKDKPCENIDYERIAKKLVKYSGADIKAICDVASENVIKIAMTKGKILPITTKDLNDAVKQVKPSTIEWLNTAKNYATYSNQSGIYDEVIEYLKSAD; encoded by the coding sequence ATGGATGAATTAGAGATATTAATAAATGCGTTAAGCGTGAGCCCAGAAAATTCAGTTTTAAGAAAACATGTGGCAGAGCTTCAATTTAAAAAGGGTTTGTTTGAAGAGGCGCTTTTAAATTTTAATATAGTTCTTGCTGAGGAGTTTAACTTTGAAACTCTAGAGTGCAAGTTAAATTGTCTTGTTTCCCTTGAAAGGTTTGATGAGGCAAAAACAATTGTAGATGAGGAAATGGACCCCGAAGAAAATTGGGCAAATGGTCATGTAATACTTTCAAAATGTTTTTTTCATAACAAAGAATATAAGAATGCATTAAAGAGTTATGAAAAGGCGGTAGAGTTATTACCTGAATTGAAAGACGATGAATTTTATAAAAAGATTAAAGAGTTTGATCCAAGAGAAAAATTAAGAGAGCTTCAAGGAAATACGGTTGAAGAGGAACATGAAATATATAATGATTTTTCTATAGATAAGCCTAAAAGAAATATGTTCACTTTTCAAGATGTAGGAGGCATGGAAAAAGCTAAAGAGAGTATAAACATAAATATAATATTCCCACTTAAAAATCCAGAGTTTTTTAAAGCCTATGGCAAAAAAGCTGGTGGTGGTATTCTGCTTTATGGACCTCCAGGTTGTGGTAAAACTTTTATGGCACAAGCCACAGCAGGAGAATGTAACGCGAATTTTACTAATATATCAATAACGGATATATTAGATATGTACATAGGAGAAAGTGAGAAAAATCTTCATAGTATTTTTGAAAATGCAAGACGTTATAAGCCAGCGGTTATCTTTATAGATGAAATTGATGCTATAGGTGGTAAAAGACAATCAATGAGCAGTAGTGCCTCACGTTCTTTAACAAATCAATTACTCGTGGAAATGGATAGCACGCAGAGTGATAATGAAAACTTGCTTGTAATCGGAGCTACTAATACACCTTGGCAGGTTGATTCAGCGCTAAGACGTCCAGGTAGATTTGATAGAATATTATTCATTCAACCTCCAGATTTTAAAGCTAGAGTAGAGATACTAAAGCTTCATTTAAAAGACAAGCCATGCGAAAATATTGATTATGAACGTATTGCTAAAAAACTTGTAAAGTACTCTGGTGCCGATATAAAAGCAATTTGCGATGTGGCAAGTGAAAATGTAATAAAAATAGCTATGACAAAGGGGAAAATACTTCCTATTACAACAAAAGATTTAAATGATGCTGTAAAGCAAGTTAAGCCTTCTACAATAGAGTGGTTAAACACTGCTAAAAATTATGCTACGTACAGTAATCAAAGTGGAATATATGATGAAGTGATAGAATATTTAAAGTCTGCTGACTAA
- a CDS encoding GNAT family N-acetyltransferase — MIIREIRPGDAYSFWRMQFELDKETEYMMYEPEERSSNLNFINSLIRDAVEGDDLLLVAEEEGEIIGYISAARGVLSRIKHSAYIVTGVKKEFQRKGIGNKLVKKMNLWAQNQNIKRLELTVICENEAAKRLFEKNGFVIEGIKKNAMLIGKEYLDEFYMGKLL; from the coding sequence ATGATTATACGAGAGATAAGACCAGGTGATGCATATTCATTTTGGAGAATGCAATTTGAACTTGATAAAGAAACAGAGTACATGATGTATGAGCCAGAAGAGAGAAGCAGTAATTTGAACTTTATAAATAGTCTAATTAGAGATGCAGTGGAAGGAGATGATCTACTTTTAGTTGCAGAGGAAGAGGGAGAAATTATTGGATATATTTCTGCAGCAAGAGGGGTCCTTTCAAGAATCAAACACTCAGCTTATATTGTAACGGGAGTAAAAAAAGAGTTCCAAAGAAAAGGAATTGGCAATAAACTCGTTAAGAAAATGAACTTATGGGCACAGAATCAAAATATAAAAAGGCTTGAACTAACAGTAATATGTGAAAATGAAGCTGCAAAACGCCTTTTTGAAAAAAATGGTTTTGTTATTGAAGGAATAAAAAAGAATGCCATGCTTATTGGTAAAGAATATTTAGATGAATTTTATATGGGAAAATTATTGTAA
- a CDS encoding HD domain-containing protein yields the protein MESVQWQNIVLGWQRKLDIIAKQYVGNCNEAEIAGLLHDISGIYENKERLLVAEKLQLNIVEEEKVLPLILHQKISRVMAEDLFEIKNKKILSAIECHTTLKKNASKMDMVLFIADKIKWD from the coding sequence ATGGAAAGTGTTCAGTGGCAGAACATAGTATTGGGGTGGCAAAGGAAGCTAGATATTATAGCTAAACAATATGTAGGAAATTGCAATGAAGCTGAAATAGCAGGATTACTTCATGATATAAGTGGTATTTATGAAAATAAAGAAAGACTTTTGGTAGCAGAGAAGCTTCAACTAAATATTGTTGAGGAGGAAAAGGTTCTACCATTGATTTTACACCAGAAAATATCTAGAGTTATGGCTGAAGATTTATTTGAAATTAAAAATAAGAAAATTTTAAGTGCTATTGAATGCCACACAACTTTAAAGAAAAATGCCTCTAAAATGGATATGGTTTTATTTATAGCAGATAAGATTAAGTGGGATTAA
- a CDS encoding DUF3784 domain-containing protein → MILIVGFLLFFVFGLILRTGKANWMVSGYSMLPEEEKEKLDIKKMYKTTGNLLIFTGLAFLVDYLISKYIHFPYEHLILVAIIVIIVFGNLIYINTGNRFTKK, encoded by the coding sequence ATGATATTAATTGTTGGATTTTTATTATTTTTTGTTTTCGGTCTTATATTAAGAACCGGAAAAGCAAATTGGATGGTCTCTGGATACAGCATGCTTCCAGAAGAAGAAAAGGAAAAACTTGATATAAAAAAAATGTACAAAACTACAGGAAATCTATTGATTTTTACTGGACTCGCTTTTCTTGTAGATTATCTTATAAGTAAATATATACATTTTCCTTACGAACATCTTATACTTGTTGCAATAATAGTAATTATTGTATTTGGAAATTTAATTTACATAAACACGGGAAATAGATTTACAAAAAAATAA
- a CDS encoding tetratricopeptide repeat protein: protein MESVSNCNRQIENLQEKIKFLYHADKYDLTIKQCISLLEYEPNDYNGLYYMAISYENLKLLDKAITIALYLAEKNPDMGQPYQICAHIYINLKDYKKAVEYARKAIELDPYYGESYYTLSFALDKLGGEENIKKAVKLIDKAMEIEPENSVYHMHACGLYYDIGECYRAKQEGKKAIEIDVEHAGAYLNYGCVLIGLGELHESLECFYEALKLNPNYKVPLDNIKVVKEYIENPKKYYKALEKKFFENDLKINSDSESFIILAKIYIENEDYKSAYEVFMKYFNINPHAIERHLKYIGMFYEKDAFSEVKLYLKALREKNPHEKEIVRYIKEVDKTIRKLKIEKIKEKIESVLIDKMTCLEVWGSSGNSK, encoded by the coding sequence ATGGAATCAGTAAGTAATTGTAATAGACAGATAGAAAATTTGCAGGAGAAGATAAAATTTTTGTATCATGCCGATAAATATGATCTTACAATAAAACAGTGTATTAGTTTACTGGAATATGAACCTAATGATTATAATGGGTTATATTATATGGCTATAAGCTATGAGAATTTAAAGCTTTTAGACAAGGCTATAACAATTGCACTTTATTTAGCTGAAAAAAATCCTGATATGGGACAGCCTTACCAAATATGTGCCCATATATACATAAATTTAAAGGATTATAAGAAAGCTGTAGAGTATGCAAGAAAAGCTATAGAACTGGATCCCTACTACGGAGAATCTTATTACACTTTATCTTTTGCACTCGACAAACTTGGGGGAGAGGAAAATATAAAAAAGGCTGTAAAGTTAATTGATAAGGCAATGGAAATAGAGCCTGAAAATAGTGTATATCATATGCATGCTTGTGGACTTTATTATGATATAGGTGAATGTTATAGAGCTAAACAAGAGGGAAAAAAAGCAATAGAGATAGATGTAGAGCATGCAGGAGCATATTTAAATTATGGATGTGTACTAATAGGCTTAGGAGAACTTCATGAAAGTCTAGAGTGTTTTTATGAAGCGCTTAAATTAAATCCTAATTATAAAGTTCCTCTGGACAATATAAAAGTAGTTAAAGAGTATATTGAAAATCCTAAAAAATATTATAAAGCACTAGAAAAGAAGTTTTTTGAAAATGACTTGAAGATAAATAGTGATTCAGAGTCTTTTATCATATTAGCGAAGATTTATATTGAAAATGAAGATTATAAAAGTGCCTATGAAGTTTTTATGAAATACTTTAATATAAATCCACATGCAATTGAGAGGCATTTAAAATATATAGGAATGTTTTATGAAAAAGATGCATTTAGTGAAGTTAAGTTATATTTAAAGGCTTTAAGAGAAAAAAATCCTCATGAGAAGGAAATAGTTAGGTACATAAAAGAAGTAGATAAGACAATAAGAAAGTTAAAAATAGAAAAAATAAAAGAAAAAATAGAGTCTGTACTAATAGATAAAATGACCTGTTTAGAAGTGTGGGGCAGCAGTGGAAATAGCAAATGA
- a CDS encoding 2'-5' RNA ligase family protein, whose amino-acid sequence MVVNNNIKRRTIMIFPEFSNMQVIDKIREKYDPLFKHVRGHVTLAFTFKSNLTQSEIEEHIKRVCVEFKSFKLSLQGILKVDNEFGRYLFLEVRQGRKTIKELSCRLYTGILESYKPEWFSDEKLLPHMTIGQFKNKNEIDRAFEEVQDIKDKFTTTVNKISVEIVDENEDSIIEFDVALRD is encoded by the coding sequence ATGGTAGTGAATAACAATATTAAAAGACGAACTATAATGATTTTTCCGGAGTTTTCTAATATGCAAGTAATAGATAAAATTAGAGAAAAGTATGATCCTTTATTCAAGCATGTAAGGGGTCATGTTACTTTGGCTTTTACCTTTAAAAGTAATCTTACCCAAAGTGAAATTGAAGAACATATTAAAAGAGTATGTGTAGAATTTAAAAGTTTTAAGTTAAGTTTGCAAGGAATATTAAAGGTGGACAATGAATTTGGAAGATACTTGTTTTTAGAAGTAAGACAAGGAAGAAAAACAATAAAAGAACTTAGTTGTAGGCTTTATACAGGAATATTAGAAAGTTATAAGCCGGAATGGTTTAGTGATGAAAAGCTTTTGCCACATATGACAATAGGGCAGTTTAAAAATAAAAATGAAATAGACAGAGCTTTTGAAGAAGTTCAAGATATTAAGGACAAGTTTACTACAACAGTAAATAAGATTTCCGTAGAGATTGTTGATGAGAATGAAGATTCAATTATTGAGTTTGATGTGGCATTGAGGGATTAA
- a CDS encoding tetratricopeptide repeat protein: MEIANDYDKKIENLKKRIKFLFGSGKYELTIKECEILLEEETNDYIALCYIVLSYRVLDKNNKALEVALNLVENYPEISYAYKLCGNVYFDMDNFKLAINYCNKAIELDPNNADAYYIKAFSLKKLGGEKNLYEAVELTDKALSIDPEYDEYHIFAAGLYTHVGQYYKAKEEGEIALKLNTESSNAYLNYGYSLIYLGELEESIRNFYESLRLDPNNEIARKNIDVVKGYIEKPESYYDFLEKRFFENDLKMDSNSEAFVILAKIFLSRDKYYEAMNVFYRFFKINKKDVKKHIRYAEILCNGGAMSEAVDYLKVLKRSNPKEKEIDEYMERIYRKAREANIKIYSKSLFKIKIWRALKKEFTNFNFLRDIIKVLIILKLIAIFLRLFR; encoded by the coding sequence GTGGAAATAGCAAATGATTACGATAAGAAGATAGAGAATTTAAAAAAAAGAATAAAATTTCTATTTGGTAGTGGTAAATATGAACTTACAATAAAAGAATGTGAAATTTTACTTGAAGAAGAAACTAATGATTATATTGCACTATGTTATATAGTTTTAAGCTATAGAGTTCTTGATAAAAATAATAAAGCTCTCGAAGTAGCGTTAAATTTAGTTGAAAATTATCCAGAGATCTCCTATGCTTATAAATTATGTGGTAATGTATATTTCGATATGGATAATTTTAAACTAGCAATTAATTATTGTAATAAAGCCATAGAGCTTGATCCTAATAATGCTGATGCATATTACATAAAGGCATTTTCACTTAAAAAGCTTGGTGGAGAAAAAAATCTGTATGAAGCTGTGGAATTGACTGATAAGGCATTAAGTATTGATCCAGAATATGATGAATATCACATTTTTGCAGCAGGTTTGTATACACATGTGGGGCAGTATTATAAAGCAAAAGAAGAAGGAGAAATAGCTTTAAAGTTAAATACTGAAAGTTCTAATGCTTATTTAAATTATGGATATTCATTAATATATTTAGGGGAGTTAGAGGAGAGTATACGAAACTTCTATGAAAGTCTAAGGCTTGATCCTAATAATGAAATAGCACGTAAAAATATTGATGTAGTAAAAGGGTACATAGAAAAACCAGAAAGCTATTACGATTTTTTAGAAAAAAGATTTTTTGAAAATGATCTAAAAATGGACAGCAATTCGGAAGCTTTTGTTATTTTGGCAAAAATTTTCTTGAGTAGGGATAAATATTATGAAGCTATGAATGTGTTTTATAGGTTCTTTAAAATAAATAAGAAGGATGTAAAAAAACATATAAGGTATGCTGAAATACTTTGTAACGGCGGCGCTATGTCAGAGGCTGTGGATTATTTAAAAGTATTAAAGAGAAGTAATCCTAAGGAAAAAGAGATAGATGAGTATATGGAAAGAATATATAGAAAGGCTAGGGAAGCTAATATAAAAATATATAGTAAGAGCCTTTTTAAGATTAAGATTTGGAGAGCACTTAAAAAAGAGTTCACTAATTTTAATTTTCTAAGAGATATTATTAAGGTGTTAATTATCTTAAAGTTAATAGCCATATTTTTAAGGTTATTTAGGTAA
- a CDS encoding IS1182 family transposase codes for MNVTKLYTKNYNQFNDNLQLILPLNLENLIPEDDSVRLLSYLLEGLNYKKLYKAYSSVGRKSAVEPKIMFKIISYAYSQNIYSSRKIEKACKRDINFKWLLQGFKAPDHATISRFRKKYLSNEVIEDLFYQQVNYLAKEKELLFENVFIDGTKIEANANRYTFVWKKAIYKNEGKMFDKIIALVKTINLERLMKFTIERETLIDDINKILQWLLFEKEKRNIEFVHGIGKRKTAIQKWIEQLSQYKERQEKYNLSKKIFSKRNSYSKTDTDATFMHMKDDHMRNGQLKPAYNVQIAVDSEYVTGVGVFDDRNDIATLIPMITNMQEKIGHKYTNVIADSGYESEENYLFLESNNQIPYIKPQTYEKWKKRSFKNDISKRENMKYDVKTDTYICHNNRKLFPSYIIHKKSASGYTSEVTVYECENCDNCTLKSKCTKAKNNRKMQVSKTFIKKRQISYNNIKTELGTKLRMNRSIQVEGAFGILKSDYEFKRFLTRGKNSVKTEFILLCFGYNINKLHLKIQNERTQKYLHELKTIS; via the coding sequence ATGAACGTAACTAAATTATACACAAAAAATTATAATCAATTTAATGATAATTTGCAACTTATATTACCATTAAATTTAGAAAACTTAATACCAGAAGATGATTCGGTTCGTTTGCTAAGCTATTTGTTGGAGGGATTAAATTATAAAAAATTGTACAAGGCGTATTCTTCCGTAGGAAGAAAATCAGCAGTTGAACCCAAAATCATGTTCAAAATAATATCTTATGCTTATTCTCAAAATATTTATTCAAGTAGAAAGATAGAAAAAGCATGCAAAAGAGATATAAATTTCAAATGGCTACTTCAAGGCTTTAAAGCACCTGATCACGCTACTATAAGTAGATTTCGAAAAAAATATCTTTCAAATGAAGTGATTGAAGATTTATTTTATCAACAAGTTAACTATTTAGCTAAAGAAAAAGAATTATTATTTGAAAATGTATTTATCGATGGTACTAAAATTGAGGCAAATGCCAACCGATATACTTTTGTTTGGAAGAAAGCTATTTATAAAAATGAAGGTAAGATGTTTGATAAAATTATTGCTCTTGTTAAAACCATTAATCTTGAAAGATTAATGAAATTCACTATTGAGAGAGAAACTTTGATTGATGATATAAACAAAATTCTTCAATGGCTTTTATTTGAAAAAGAAAAAAGAAATATAGAGTTTGTTCATGGAATCGGTAAAAGAAAAACTGCAATTCAAAAGTGGATAGAACAACTATCACAATATAAAGAAAGACAAGAAAAATATAATTTAAGTAAGAAAATATTTTCAAAAAGAAATAGCTATTCTAAAACTGATACTGATGCAACTTTCATGCATATGAAAGATGATCATATGAGAAATGGTCAATTAAAACCTGCCTATAATGTACAAATAGCAGTTGATAGTGAATATGTAACTGGTGTTGGAGTATTTGATGATAGAAATGATATAGCAACATTAATACCAATGATTACTAATATGCAAGAAAAAATTGGTCATAAATATACTAATGTGATTGCAGATTCTGGTTACGAAAGTGAAGAAAACTATTTGTTTTTAGAGTCTAATAATCAAATACCATATATAAAACCTCAAACTTATGAGAAATGGAAAAAAAGAAGTTTTAAAAACGACATCAGTAAGCGTGAAAATATGAAATATGATGTTAAAACAGATACATATATTTGTCATAATAATAGAAAATTATTCCCATCATATATTATTCATAAAAAATCTGCAAGTGGGTATACGTCTGAGGTTACTGTTTATGAATGTGAAAATTGCGATAACTGCACTTTGAAATCAAAGTGCACAAAAGCAAAGAATAACCGAAAAATGCAGGTTTCAAAGACTTTTATTAAAAAGCGTCAAATTTCATACAACAATATCAAAACTGAATTGGGAACTAAATTGAGAATGAACAGATCTATTCAAGTTGAAGGTGCGTTTGGAATTTTAAAAAGCGACTATGAATTCAAAAGATTTTTAACACGTGGAAAAAATAGTGTAAAAACTGAATTTATTTTGCTTTGTTTTGGATATAACATTAACAAATTACATTTAAAAATCCAAAATGAAAGAACTCAAAAGTATCTTCACGAATTAAAAACTATTTCCTAA
- a CDS encoding TetR/AcrR family transcriptional regulator: MKSNSKSRMSHEERKKQIISVGKELMLKKGFGFTAKDIANVIGISETMVYCIFPNKKKIIEAIYSKIFSSIEISGLPKEAGENYRSELIDYFMYFYKNVMEKSILEFHFLYAMDKTGNRPDVSLFTKLDSNLNGPLENYIISGINKGYFRKVDAGSSAEFIYGAFFNFIFFHELFLREKLSQDEIKSKITAFIDYFINGISKL, encoded by the coding sequence TTGAAAAGTAATTCAAAGTCAAGGATGAGTCATGAAGAAAGAAAAAAGCAAATTATAAGTGTGGGAAAAGAACTTATGTTAAAAAAGGGCTTTGGTTTTACTGCTAAAGATATTGCTAATGTTATAGGAATTAGTGAGACTATGGTATACTGCATTTTCCCTAATAAAAAGAAAATAATAGAGGCCATATATTCTAAAATTTTTAGTTCTATAGAAATTTCTGGACTTCCTAAGGAAGCTGGGGAAAATTATCGTAGTGAACTTATAGATTATTTTATGTACTTTTATAAAAATGTTATGGAGAAAAGCATACTAGAATTTCATTTTCTTTATGCAATGGATAAAACGGGCAATAGACCAGACGTGTCATTATTTACAAAATTAGATTCAAATTTAAATGGACCCCTTGAAAATTATATAATTTCAGGTATAAACAAAGGCTATTTTAGAAAAGTTGATGCAGGATCTTCAGCAGAATTTATATATGGTGCTTTTTTCAACTTTATATTTTTTCATGAACTTTTTTTAAGAGAGAAGCTTTCTCAGGATGAAATAAAATCTAAAATAACAGCATTTATAGATTATTTTATAAATGGGATAAGTAAACTTTAG
- a CDS encoding MFS transporter, producing the protein MNRVKRNNSHSKWTILFVVVLMSFLSCVSSSIVNIALPKMAKQLSISMAEVTWIVSSYIMVICASLLIFGKLGDIKGKAKIFKIGTLIFTLASLMCGFSNSLTMLIIFRIIQGIGAGAYMANNQGIITQIFPVEERGKALGILASAVALGTMLGAPVGGLIINSFSWNYLFFVNVPIGIIAFAAGLRVLPKGKKDCKKLDIKGGILYFIASLLLFGALNAAQNFGFGNVILMVSLIISIFLFIIFGILEIKTENPLLELKIFKNNIFSLSLFCALVSFACIQASTIIIPFYLQDTLKMSASIAGIFLMLQPIIIAVISPVAGNLADKIGSEILTFLGLVLMACGFLFMSFLNESSSLIIVVFYMVIIALGQGLFQPANNSLIMSSAPRNKLGVVGSINSLVRNIGQIIGIILSGTILYDFMSLKLGYRVTDYVFGRDNVFVYGMKYVYIVLVCMCFIGMFFTGFRMYRKKHCM; encoded by the coding sequence ATGAATCGAGTAAAGAGAAATAACTCTCACAGTAAATGGACTATATTATTTGTTGTAGTGTTAATGTCTTTTTTGTCTTGTGTTAGCAGTAGTATTGTAAATATAGCATTACCTAAGATGGCAAAACAACTTTCTATAAGTATGGCTGAAGTAACTTGGATTGTAAGTAGCTATATAATGGTTATTTGTGCTAGTCTTTTAATATTTGGAAAGTTAGGAGACATAAAAGGAAAAGCTAAAATATTTAAAATAGGAACTTTAATATTTACACTTGCTTCACTCATGTGTGGATTTTCAAATTCATTAACTATGCTTATAATTTTTAGAATAATTCAAGGTATAGGAGCAGGAGCTTACATGGCTAATAATCAAGGAATTATTACTCAAATCTTTCCAGTTGAAGAAAGAGGAAAGGCACTTGGAATTTTAGCTTCAGCTGTTGCTCTTGGAACTATGCTTGGAGCTCCTGTAGGCGGATTGATTATAAATTCTTTTTCCTGGAATTATTTGTTTTTTGTGAATGTGCCTATAGGAATCATTGCCTTTGCAGCAGGTTTAAGAGTGCTTCCAAAGGGGAAAAAAGATTGTAAAAAATTGGACATAAAAGGAGGCATTTTGTATTTTATAGCAAGCCTACTCTTATTCGGAGCTTTAAATGCTGCCCAGAACTTTGGGTTTGGAAATGTTATACTTATGGTAAGTTTGATAATTTCAATATTTCTGTTTATAATTTTTGGTATATTGGAAATAAAAACAGAAAATCCACTTTTGGAGCTTAAAATTTTTAAAAATAATATTTTTTCATTAAGCCTTTTTTGTGCACTTGTATCATTTGCATGTATTCAAGCATCAACTATTATAATACCGTTTTATCTTCAAGATACACTTAAAATGTCTGCCTCTATTGCTGGAATATTTTTGATGCTCCAACCAATAATCATAGCTGTAATTTCACCTGTTGCGGGAAATTTAGCAGATAAGATAGGATCAGAAATATTGACATTTTTAGGTCTTGTACTTATGGCTTGTGGATTTTTATTTATGTCTTTTTTAAATGAGAGTTCTTCTTTAATAATAGTAGTATTTTATATGGTTATAATAGCTTTAGGACAAGGACTTTTTCAACCAGCAAATAATTCACTAATAATGTCATCAGCACCTAGAAATAAGCTAGGGGTAGTCGGAAGTATTAATTCACTCGTAAGAAATATTGGACAAATAATTGGAATAATTTTATCTGGAACTATTTTATATGATTTTATGAGTCTAAAGCTAGGATATAGGGTAACTGATTATGTTTTTGGAAGAGATAATGTTTTCGTTTATGGAATGAAATATGTGTACATTGTTTTGGTTTGCATGTGCTTTATAGGTATGTTTTTTACAGGATTCAGAATGTATAGAAAAAAGCATTGTATGTGA